The proteins below are encoded in one region of Caulobacter henricii:
- a CDS encoding polar localization protein TipN, whose product MPVDAPMGAADLDLDLPAPEPSSPRARAASRRGRVAQSPLADEAPSLAPMSLATSAAQPPAPVLEPGYDATPVKAERADAPLDLAASAGAFDRAEPAERRPMPAALFWTFAVAAAALWALAPLAFALGYAQGVPALKVEGFALAVFAGLAVGPALLTLLGAYLLRQAQGVSAELRRNRTMTDRLVTPAVLAAAGAAGAVEAIRSQIDGATIAATQARERILSLRQSLAEETARLAEAAADSARMANQLSQGLGHERQALETLSVMLDARSTAVVDAIGSQARMVAEASDLAETQLREAEAALAARAADLAAAAAEASDAARVGAEDISRQIARLETAGQGLGDQMSSVEKNLAQQRAALVAASQSLRSEQEDFAAESETRTAQLTEFVSYTRVSATELSDVAAMGAEVLRGLIAAASEQFKDMAETAKAERDGLVDETNKVLTAISDAAAGQREGLEIELKQAMEALAAAALKASEGVDARVESARGRVDQLNEIAFAAGQKADTVFESRMEEARDLIEQSAQMVEQAGARTAQKLAEAVLTARGTLGELEAMLDEVGQRTAEMPVEAMQKAVEVRASIEKGIAELMAAARRTAEETAAIDQAFQDRVRRNYDALSEAAAAMGGPTPARTAPAQVSRSKSVPPPAPTMPSAGMDPDDDLLADDPGARPRLRLTPTATDDEFRSVFDNAGGRAAPPVQDGPEGQNWSWRSLLSGIENSSPGDAALGEKLAAEISAMGIDPHALLPRGRIDEIAAAIQTRDASGAREVVKRLAPAAIRRLVRRLFSDATLRANAERFLKRYAGMIDEAGGQDREGFLVAALLSSDAGRAYLLLDAATGDLA is encoded by the coding sequence ATGCCGGTCGATGCCCCCATGGGTGCAGCCGACCTGGACCTGGACCTGCCTGCGCCAGAGCCCTCCTCGCCGCGCGCACGAGCGGCCTCACGCCGTGGCAGAGTCGCACAGTCGCCCTTGGCAGATGAAGCGCCGTCGCTCGCGCCGATGTCACTGGCCACCAGTGCTGCCCAGCCGCCCGCGCCGGTGCTCGAGCCCGGTTATGATGCAACGCCGGTCAAGGCCGAACGTGCGGATGCGCCTCTTGATCTGGCCGCCTCTGCCGGTGCTTTCGATCGAGCGGAGCCTGCCGAACGACGTCCTATGCCGGCGGCGCTGTTCTGGACTTTTGCCGTTGCGGCTGCCGCCCTTTGGGCCCTGGCTCCCCTGGCTTTCGCTCTGGGCTATGCCCAGGGTGTTCCTGCGCTAAAGGTTGAAGGCTTTGCGCTTGCGGTATTCGCAGGCTTGGCCGTTGGCCCGGCGCTGCTCACTCTTCTGGGCGCTTATCTTCTGCGGCAGGCTCAGGGTGTTTCGGCGGAGTTGCGCCGCAACCGGACCATGACCGATCGCCTGGTTACGCCCGCCGTCCTGGCGGCGGCCGGTGCAGCCGGGGCCGTAGAAGCGATCCGCAGTCAGATCGACGGCGCGACCATCGCTGCGACACAGGCGCGGGAGCGTATCCTGTCACTGCGCCAGTCGCTCGCTGAGGAGACCGCGCGATTGGCAGAGGCGGCTGCGGATTCTGCCCGCATGGCCAATCAGCTTTCCCAAGGTCTGGGTCATGAGCGTCAGGCCCTTGAGACCCTGTCGGTCATGCTGGATGCGCGTTCTACGGCCGTTGTGGATGCCATCGGGAGTCAGGCCCGCATGGTGGCGGAGGCTTCCGATCTGGCGGAAACCCAGTTGCGTGAGGCCGAGGCCGCTCTTGCGGCCCGCGCGGCAGATCTCGCCGCTGCGGCAGCGGAAGCTTCTGATGCGGCCCGGGTCGGCGCAGAGGATATCTCGCGTCAGATCGCCCGCCTTGAGACGGCGGGACAGGGCCTTGGCGACCAGATGAGTTCTGTTGAAAAGAATCTGGCGCAGCAAAGGGCGGCTCTGGTCGCCGCCAGCCAGTCCCTGAGATCGGAGCAGGAAGATTTCGCTGCGGAGTCGGAGACACGAACCGCACAGCTCACGGAATTCGTTTCCTATACCCGTGTCAGCGCGACCGAGCTCAGCGACGTTGCGGCAATGGGGGCGGAGGTTTTGCGTGGCCTGATTGCGGCTGCGTCAGAGCAGTTCAAGGACATGGCGGAGACGGCGAAGGCGGAGCGGGACGGCTTGGTCGATGAGACCAACAAGGTGCTCACCGCCATTTCGGATGCCGCAGCAGGCCAGCGCGAAGGGCTGGAGATCGAACTGAAGCAGGCCATGGAGGCCCTTGCGGCTGCAGCACTCAAGGCCAGCGAGGGTGTTGATGCACGCGTCGAGTCGGCGCGCGGTCGCGTGGACCAGTTGAACGAGATCGCCTTTGCTGCAGGTCAGAAGGCCGACACCGTCTTCGAGTCGCGCATGGAAGAAGCGCGAGATCTGATCGAGCAGTCCGCTCAAATGGTGGAACAGGCCGGAGCCCGCACCGCCCAGAAACTGGCTGAAGCGGTCCTGACAGCACGTGGCACCCTGGGTGAACTGGAAGCCATGCTCGACGAGGTTGGGCAGCGCACGGCCGAAATGCCTGTCGAAGCCATGCAGAAAGCCGTCGAGGTTCGGGCGTCGATCGAAAAAGGCATCGCAGAATTGATGGCCGCAGCCCGCCGCACGGCGGAAGAGACGGCGGCGATCGATCAAGCCTTCCAGGATCGTGTGCGTCGCAACTATGACGCCCTCAGTGAAGCCGCTGCGGCAATGGGAGGACCGACCCCCGCACGAACGGCTCCAGCGCAGGTCTCCCGCTCGAAATCCGTCCCGCCGCCAGCTCCGACTATGCCGAGCGCGGGTATGGATCCTGACGATGACCTGCTCGCGGATGATCCAGGGGCTCGGCCTCGCCTGCGTCTCACGCCTACGGCTACGGACGATGAGTTCCGATCGGTGTTCGACAATGCTGGCGGCCGCGCTGCTCCCCCCGTCCAGGATGGGCCTGAGGGCCAAAACTGGTCGTGGCGATCCTTGCTCTCGGGCATAGAGAACAGCTCGCCGGGCGATGCGGCTCTAGGCGAAAAACTGGCCGCTGAGATTTCAGCGATGGGCATTGATCCTCATGCACTTCTGCCTCGCGGCCGGATCGACGAAATCGCGGCCGCTATCCAGACTCGTGATGCTTCGGGTGCGCGTGAAGTCGTGAAGCGACTGGCGCCCGCTGCCATTCGACGGCTGGTACGGCGCCTGTTCTCGGACGCAACCCTTCGGGCCAATGCCGAGCGGTTCCTGAAGCGATATGCGGGCATGATCGATGAAGCCGGCGGGCAGGACCGCGAAGGCTTCCTGGTCGCCGCTCTGCT